AAAGAGAGACAGGCTTGAAGCGAGTTTTGGAAATTGCAGAGAGAGTCTAGGGTTCGGCTGAGTCTGAAATCCGTATTGATAATATGTCGGATGCAGGAATAAACTCCGTGAGCTCAGCTTAGAGGCTAAAGCAGTCCAGTTCAATTatcactttttttattttatttttttcccgcAGATTATCGGCAGAATTTGCTTAGGTTGGCTGGTGGCTGGTTAACGATTAAATGTTATATCAATTATTTATTCAAaagaaaatacataattatttaTTTCACCTTTGTCAATTTTGTACGAAGCACAGATTTAATTCTtaaagtttttagttaaaaaaaaaaaaaatcttgatGTTTttaaaataggcttaatactTCATTTGTTAACTTATctaaaaaaaacttgattggtccacgaactttcaaagtgtcttgatCTCTGAACTTACATAACATATTTAGTTAGCCTATTGAACAAtagaatataatcaattgatcactcgattgcaaaaaaaaaaaaaatttaaattaaatgtggaagatatattccacgcatcttaggatgttattacataattcaaaaatagattaaaaatgaagttattatttatcttctctaatattagaactgcataccccgatcttggtcattttacttttttttaagacgcgtgcaatacatttttgcatttaacttacttttctgcaaccgagtgatcaattgattacattttacgcaaattcaggggtcaatcaagctttttggacaagttcagggggcaaatgatgtattaaaccttttaAATAATAATGACAATCAATTCATGATTAATGCAGacttaatgataattaatagaGAATTTATGACAATTAAACTCAATTAAAGCAATGAAGTTGCAAAAGAAAGTATATATACCATAACTAGGGAATGCTACAAGTAagttaacaatttttttttcaatagtGATTATTCTTCTAGGATATTACTAACTTTATCATTAGAGTGTCCATGGTCGAACCCAATAACGTCCCATAGCGGAGACACTAGTAGAACCACCAGTGGAGAAAAAATGGTTGTTATCAAAATGTTGCGGTGAGCATATActctaataaataaaatatcacgaaatcttgattgtatagagtttcccaataaataaaacaacgaAGTCAACATAATAGAAACTTCAACCTCAAACCTTAGCTCTACTAGTACAAAcgaatctatccaaagatagagTTCTGTATAAATTGATGGGAAAAAGGTTCACTACCGTTTATGAAGTGCTATGAATGTCATTTATGTTATTAGGATATATTAAAAAACTGTGAAGGTTAAAGATATCTTCATTAAATTTTCAGGCGCAATATGCATcacatttttatgcatgacaagtgtaatatacCTTTATCGTTTGAAGTGGAACAAAATGAATGCGTAAGGCATATAAGTTtggaaatttataaaaaaatatccaTTCAAGGCTATCCTACCATTTGATATCAAAGTGATACAAAGGGGCTCAGGTAATTGCAGATGATTTGAGTGTGACCAGTTTTTTGAATAAACATGCATATAATTATTAAGGTCATTATAAGTAGATGAATTTTCAAATTAGATAAACAAACTATATGATTCAATCAAGCTTACTAAACCAGAACTAATCTATTCATTAGCAAAACGAAAAGAAAGCCTAAGGTAACACGTATGAAGCCATAGCTACGGAACTGGAGAGCTTAGAACATATGGATTGTTTACCTTAGAACGAGCGTAAAATATGCTATTTGTACCGATCACCAAAAGCAGATGCCACCAATTAATGTAGCTATTTCCTCGTAACAGAGCGCTTAAAACAATAGGATAGTTTGCTCCAAAGCACCTATTTGCCCCTTCGATTCGCTTGTCTTTCTCACGATCTCGCTTATTCACCTAGTCATTCTAAAAATTCAATCACACAACCTTGATTTATGCTTTATTCCTCGCTTTCCCTTCTTTGGCTAGCCTAGCCGGGCTTTCTTTCTTCGTGACTTGTGTGTTGGCTTTATGGAAGTCTACATATCATATACCGTTTTTAGGATGTACATAGAGCTTTTTAATGATCTCTAAATGCTAATTGtatatggatgcacaatattggCTACAAGTAAATAGTAATTATGTAaaatatcttacccaatatattatatcataatttttatgatgtttaaaatacatatattatctTAGGTTACGAtgtgcattgaaatacaaaaaagCATTGTTTTTTGAGCCACCATCATTATGGTTATTCAttattaaaaattcattagGAAAATTATATTTATGTGCAGTAGTAATCTTTATGGTTTTGCACGGTATATGTGGTATTATTAAAACAAGAACAATTAAAGCTTTATTATGGATTATTTTGACATATAattatttactcggttttatcctttgactaagctcATTCCAGAGTTAGGAACTGATGTGAAGGAATTGCTAGGTTGATTTcaaggaaaattaaaaattctataGAGAATCATTATAACAAAGACGAGGTTCCAATGGTGCCACAAATTTGTTTGCTAACATGGCCAATGCAAACAAAGTCTTCCGCCACGAAGTTTGTCCCATGGATCAAGCCTTTGATCCCCAGGGTAAGTGAGCATAACCTTTATGTCTTATCACAATCTTataataatggacagggtatgACCCACTTCTAGAGTTGTTTTAGTACTTACCCACAAGTACAAGAGAATTGTTAATAATGCAACCAGCGCTAAACAATGGCACGTTGAAAAAGCCTATAGTGACACGTTGAAAAAGGCTTGAGTGGTACACTGAAAAAGCCTTCAATGGCACATCGAAAATGCCTTCAGTGGAATGCTGAAAAAGCCTTCAGTGGCGTATTTATTGGACGTCATTCCAAAAAGACAAAAGCCTACAGTGCAAAAACAAAGCTTTCAGTGGCATATCTATTGGACGTCATTCCAATGAGACAAAAGCCTTCAGTGGTGAAAATAAAGTCTCAGTGGCATATTTATTGATGAGACAAATACAGATGGCAAAAATAAAGCCATGTGCGGTGAATGCCTAGATGGCAAAAATAAAGCCATGTGTGGCGAATGCTTAGATGCGAAAATAAAACTTGATGTGACAAATGAAGAAAAAGGCCGACGTGGCACATGAAGAAAAAAAGCCCGGCGtggcaaaagaagaaaaaaaatctgATGTGGTGAATGCCAAAGAATGgtgaatgaagaaaataaagCCCGATGTGGCGAATAAAGAAAAAGCCCGACATggcaaatgaagaagaaaaagcCCGACGTGGAAAATGGCTAGAAAGGCGAATGAAAATAGTGAATGCCAAGAATGgcaaatgaaaagtgaaattttcACAAAGTATAGATActttgaaaaataaatgaagCATAAAATGGTGAATACCAAACGTATGCTAAAAGCTATAAATATGGATATAGGGCTGGTCACCTATCTATATTCTTGAATGGAAACTTACGCCATACAAAATTGAGTGgcgaatgaaaaataaaattttcacaaaacaaagaaaaaacactttggaaaatgagtaaaggctagAAAAACAGTTCGTAGAGTGCTAAAACCCTGGAAGGACGAATAAATCTTAAAATGGTGAATAAAACCTAGAGTGATGAATACCTAGAATAacggtagaactacgtggctttgattctcaAAAGAATTGACTGGGTACGTAGAAAGATTGATAATAagaaattatcaagtccaaacccaaaaaaaattggtatCAAATCGAGAAGTGATAGTTCTTTAAGTTAGACTCTTGAGCGTTTTCATTAGCTTATGGAACGTAAGAAGGCATTTCATGTTGAATAGAATGCTTAGAGAAGTAGGAAAGCTTAAATGATGTATCATTTTCCTATTAGTATGGGgaaatatgttttaaaaaagcATTAAATGCAATGTACACTAAGAAGGTAGACAGTCCTAAAGagctttttttacttttatgagGGCTTCTAATAACATCCGAATTTATTCTTTATAGAATGaagaataaggaaaattaatagaaataatgaaaACTcgttattccttctaaaagaagGATTAATGACAACTAATACATGATTAGTGTAGAGTTAATGACAACTAATGCAGAGTTAATGACGGTTAATGGagaattaatgacaattaagCTCAATTAAAGCAATTGAGTTGCAAAAGAAGGTATATAACCTAAGTAGGATATGCTACAAGTAAGTTAACaaatttctcctattttcaatACTGATTATTCTCCTATGCTATTACTGACTTTATCATCAGAGTCCCATGGCCGAACCAATGACGTCTAACAGCGGAGCCACTAGTAGAACCACATAGGGTCGGCTAGGCATGGGGTGCGTCGGCCTAGGgcccaaaaaaagaaaaaaattgtgTGTGtgttatatgtattatatatgaaagttaattttttttcttaatatagATAGTGATAAAATCATACATGAAGGTCTAATTCTTTAAAGctcattgattaaaaaaaaaaaattaaaagaagtgTCTAGCCTTTACACTTTAATTagtaatttttatattaaagggTCTCTTATTACTTATTTTGTCTAAGGCTCCTAAATTGTGAGAACCGGTCTTGGAACCGCTAGTGGAAAAAAAAAGGGTTGTTATTAGCTGGTAATCTTGGTTACTGTATCGTCTTTCTTGTTGAGCTCTGCAGTTTGTATTTTGGACTTTGATTGGCTTGGAACCTGGGGTATAAGCATGTGATTttcaaattagattctaaaatGATGCTATTCTCTTGATGATAAGATGGGTGGATGACACTCACCCCTACTCTTGGGTTATTATTCAATGTAATTTACTTTGTGTATATGTTTGAGATGACTGTTCTATTCATACTTTTCAAAAAAGCAACCGAGCAACTGACTTGATGATGAATTTTACAGGCCTTATTAATCATCACAAGTGTAGTGTGCCtcctaaaagaaaaagaaaagttaaaATACTCattacactacaaaaaaaaagagcCTTTACCGACAAATTTAGCTTCTATAGCGACGGTTTTTAAAACCGTCGCAGAACCATTGCTACAACAGGCGTTGCTACTTTAGTGACGGTTTTTATGAGGCGTCGGGGTAAGTTTCTATAAGAACGGTTTGGTTCTAGCGGTTTTGTGGCGGTTTGCGGCGGTTTTCTGACGGTTTTACGacagttttgaattttttaccAACGGTTTTGAGACGGTTTACCGACGATTTTGCAACTAGAGACTTTTAAACCTCCTTTggaccatttttttttaattatttttattttatataaatatttcaatttatttggcaattcccctgccaatttatttggtaagaggccgctcctaagactcaaacccgtgacctcttggtcacacgacaacaacgtttaccgttggccaaggctcgccctctcaTTTCTCATACAATATAATCTAAAATTGTCAAATTGATATAACTGCTACAACAATTATCAAAACTAGCTCATTAGAAAGTAAATTTGTCAATACAAAAACGTTTCACTACGCTGTAAATTAAAATCTCTGAGAATAATTCCCTACGTGGAGAAACCTTCTTCACTTCTACAATCAAACTTGGAATTCCAGTTCGAATATAAACTTTCCTTAAGAGTTCCAATAAAATCTCTGGCAGGAGGAGCATTGTCTAGAGAATTTTTCATAGCATAGAGAGACCTTCTCTGTTTTAATCGGTTATCGAAAATCCATTATCATACCCAATGGGACGGTTATAAGAAGTGCTGCTACAAAATGGTTGTTAAAGCCCAAGTTTTTTGTAGTGCTACATTAGTGCCACACGCTAAGCTCactattaaattattatttattctaaagCAAAATCTAGAACAACAGAGACGCATACAATAGGCAAAATCTGGAACAATAGAAACATAAGACAGTCAGGTTTTATCATATGAGAAAGATATAAGACACATACAGAGGACATATGAGACAAATAAATAACATAATGGGTTAATGTTAGTACATAACATAAGACTCCAATAGGAAAAGACGTGAGATGACATTTGGTAGTCTAAGTTCATTAACTTTTGCTCACAACAAGGCCTGACAGAACACAAAATCTccaagttataaaaaaaaaaagggcggcccggtcgcattacgcgtccccgctgagcgagggtccggggaggggtcccaccacaagggtgtattgggggcaagccttcccttgccaatttaattggcaagaggccgctcccaAGTTATATTCATATAAAATTGTACACAACCAACTATGCAAAATATTTTCCATAAAGATCTGATAGAGCTTAAAATGTTTACTCATAGCACTTGATCAACAAACATCATTCATTCTGCAGTTATACGTACCTCTTCGGCAAACCAGACTCGAGGATGTGTGCTTCCCTCAAGGACTCCAAATCGACCTGAACATAAAGGCGCATAatgaattagaacataaggtAGGATAGTTTAATTAACATCAATAATGCCAGCTTCATATTGTCTAACCCTCATTGATACTCGCATCCCATCAAGTGCCTCTCCTGCAATCCCATCAAATGCTCTGACTACAGGGTTGAACAATTCAGCCAACTCATTAACTTTGCTTCTATCCTTTAGAACTTCCTGCAAGAGAAAATCCATTGTAAGAATATCCGCAGAACATGCTTTTGTCATTGTCTCAAGagcattttgtcccaaaaatgcATTCCTCTCTTTCGGACCAATCTGATCTTCTGCATACATCCCACCATTGAACATGTTCAACTTTTACTTTCAAGTCATCCTCTTGTATATGCACAAATGAAGCTCGTTGGCTTCTAAATCCACTTTCACCCAATTCTAGCCCCATAGATGGAAGAAGCTCATGCTGAACTACATGACCTGATGGAAACATGACCCTTTAGATGAAACAAATGCACATAATAGAGGACCATATTCAAGTGGGCTTATCTTCATATTTATGCCAATCTAAACAAACATTATGTGAGGTCAATTATTGTTCTTCATTTCAACAAACTCAATGGTTATGAATAATGTTACTTAATTcataattttaatgtttaagtTATAATCACTTGATTGGCCATTTATCAGAACTGGTATGCCTTGttcaaacttttttttattaaattattaactaAAACTTTGTAAATagatgtgcatatgcaagttggatcaattctCGTTACAAATACTACTTATTTGTTTTTAGGAAACAAGCTATAGCTGAGATTATGTGTGTAGACCTATTTATTTCTATATATGCAcatctttattattttataacatTTACGTTTAAAATAGCAATTGCCTATTCATTGTCTTCCCATTTTTAACTGTATTTCTACTGTTTCTACCATTGAAAAGTTTGCAATCATTTAATTCGATTCTTACTACCTGGGGTGGAGGGAGAAGAGCGTAGAGAGAAAACCGGTGAGTGTGAGGGAAGGCTGAGAAGAGCACAGAGAGAAGAGCGTAGAGAGAAGACCGGTGAGTGTGAGGGAAGACCGAGAAGAGCACGGAGAGAAGAGGGAGGAGCGATTACggagaagagagaagagaaaaTCCAAAGGAGTGGTATCATACTAAGGGAGCCGACAAACAGATAGATCGTATTGCTCTTAGATATTGGTAATGGTAATGAAAGAGTTTTGAGTTTGATgggctattttttttttttgtttgtaagTGTATCCACCGCCGATAGCAGTGACTATTCACTTTCGCAGATTGTTTGCACCCTCTATGAGTGGGACTGCTGGCCACGAAAATTTTTTCCATTCCCAAAGGCGATGATCGATCTCTGGACCTATTTAAGTTTAAGCAATAGgtcttaaattaatttatttaagttTAATTAAATACCGTAGAATGTCAAATTAAAGcaaatagatatatattttgtaGTGACATTTTTTATAAGTGCATTTAAAAAAAGTGTTATTATAagggtatttttttttaagtgttaAAACAGGGAagatcaaaaatggcaactaaTATGATGGATTATGGAGGAGATAATTTACTTATGTAcaataattacaataaaaataaaaactactCTTAATAGATAGAGAGCCAAAACAAAAGGTCCAACCACAAAGAATTATCCAAAACAACACCCTTATAATCTGTGGCTCATATCTACTCTACTTGTAATAATTGTTTGTATTCAAATTCTCCACAAAAAGCCCAACACTttactctttcttcttcttcaacctcatcaccATGAATGACACAGTAGACAAGCTTGTAATCTTCCTAGCAAAGAGAGACGGCATAGACAAGCTCGTGAAAACATTCCAATACGTATCAAAGCTAGTCGTTTGGCACACAGAATCAACACACCCTCACATTTCACAAAGATTCAAGCAATGGGAAGTTGCTTCTGGCCTCAGCAGAAAAGCCTTCAGAACTGGCAGATTTCTCACTGGTTTCAATGCTTTAAGACGAACCCCTGGGGTTTCGCCCACTTTCAAGTTCCTTTCTGTTCTTGCTAATGCAGGTGAAATGGTTTACTTCTTCTTTGATCACTTCCTCTGGCTATCTAGAATTGGAACTTTGGACCCTAAATTGGCTAGAAGGATGAGCTTCATTTCTGCATTTGGTGAGTCTTTTGGGTATGTGTTTTTCATTTTAGCTGATTTGATTGTTGTCAAAGAGGGAATTAAAGCTGAGAGGAAGCTGATTAGTTCTGGTAAACttaaagaagatgaagataatAAGATTAGAAAGATAAGAGAAGATAGAGTGATGAGATTGATGGGAATATCAGCAAATGTTGCAGATTTGATTATTGCTTTGGCTGATATTGAACCAAACCCTTTCTGTAATCATGCTTTTACTCTTGGGATTTCTGGATTGGTTTCTGCTTGGGCTGGTTGGTATAGAAATTGGCCTTCATagattcatatatttttttacatgtttatATGTATAattcaatcaaactttttaataTATACATGAGAAACTTTATTTTTCTATGTTTTGCTTTTTGTGCTTTTTACAATAAATCATTctacttttctttttcttgtgttattTCAGGGTAAATGATTGATAGTTTAAAATCTTTATTTGTATAACTTTCTGCTTAAATTCTCAATGAAGTGGGGGTAATTGCACTTATCATCCTTCAAGCATCATAATTGGAATGTTATGACCACAAATCTTATTACTTAACCACATCACAAATTGAATATAATTCATCCTTAGGTTCCAATAATTACTTGCCACGTGGGAGACACCTGATCAAAATTTTAATTACGGTCTATGACCTTATTTAGTAAAGTGAAGTTTGAGGTAAATTAGAGATTTCTACCatagttaaaaaaattaatagtgTTATTTGGTGAAAAACGATTCAGCGGATTAAGCTCAAACCTACTAATTTTGAGAAGACTCGTTTTAACAGTTTTTTTAATTAGAGG
The DNA window shown above is from Euphorbia lathyris chromosome 1, ddEupLath1.1, whole genome shotgun sequence and carries:
- the LOC136226738 gene encoding peroxisomal membrane protein 11B, yielding MNDTVDKLVIFLAKRDGIDKLVKTFQYVSKLVVWHTESTHPHISQRFKQWEVASGLSRKAFRTGRFLTGFNALRRTPGVSPTFKFLSVLANAGEMVYFFFDHFLWLSRIGTLDPKLARRMSFISAFGESFGYVFFILADLIVVKEGIKAERKLISSGKLKEDEDNKIRKIREDRVMRLMGISANVADLIIALADIEPNPFCNHAFTLGISGLVSAWAGWYRNWPS